Proteins from one Chloroflexota bacterium genomic window:
- a CDS encoding biotin/lipoyl-binding protein: MEYRYQVVDTVRVVRVERVERDGDAYRVSIDGGEDVAVRMADMEGSTLELDLYGSRRRVHVVRDGGRRLAAVGSDVFEFALAERSGSRRAQAAGGAGDLTAQMPGQVVAVHVAEGDMVTHGQTLVVLEAMKMEMRVVAPRAGTVQKVLVSVGQVVERGQVLVELD; this comes from the coding sequence ATGGAATACCGCTACCAGGTCGTGGATACCGTGCGCGTCGTGCGCGTCGAGCGCGTCGAGCGCGACGGCGACGCTTACCGTGTGTCAATCGACGGCGGCGAGGATGTCGCGGTGCGCATGGCCGACATGGAGGGTTCCACACTCGAGCTCGACCTCTACGGATCGCGGCGGCGCGTGCACGTCGTGCGCGATGGGGGCCGGCGCTTAGCGGCCGTTGGCTCGGACGTGTTTGAGTTCGCGCTCGCGGAGCGCAGCGGCTCGCGCCGGGCGCAGGCCGCCGGCGGCGCGGGCGACCTGACGGCGCAGATGCCGGGGCAGGTCGTCGCCGTGCATGTCGCGGAGGGCGACATGGTCACGCACGGCCAGACGCTCGTCGTGCTCGAAGCGATGAAGATGGAGATGCGGGTCGTCGCGCCGCGCGCGGGCACGGTGCAGAAGGTGCTCGTCAGCGTTGGGCAGGTCGTCGAGCGAGGGCAGGTGCTGGTGGAGCTTGATTAG
- a CDS encoding DUF4926 domain-containing protein, producing the protein MSDQIALLEVIVATISAPADGVLAGDIGTVVEIYTVPTRAYDVEFVNPDGSTRALLTLAPEQVRRLSATDVMTTRPMALAV; encoded by the coding sequence ATGAGCGACCAAATAGCGCTGCTTGAAGTGATTGTGGCTACGATAAGCGCTCCGGCGGATGGCGTGCTGGCGGGCGATATAGGCACCGTGGTCGAGATCTACACCGTCCCGACGCGGGCCTACGATGTTGAGTTTGTCAATCCCGATGGCTCCACGCGCGCGCTTTTGACGCTCGCGCCCGAGCAGGTGCGGCGGTTGTCTGCAACCGATGTGATGACGACACGTCCGATGGCGCTTGCGGTATAG
- a CDS encoding CoA ester lyase, which translates to MTPLPAVPAARRPRRCVLFMPGDDAHKIAKGAALGPDSVIMDIEDGTALNRKQAARDTIRSALGSVAFGRTEKLVRVNAFDTGWTREDILSTVAGKPDGYVVPKVESAETVQAVSEWIGQLEALHGFPAGGIRLIAMIETARGVLNVAPIAEADPRVDAILLGSEDLAGDLGATRTREGWEVFYARSAVVTAAAANGLQALDGVYVDLQDTDGLRAECGRVLGMGYGGKSAIHPRQVPVIMDAFTPTAEDVARAQALIAAFEANQRAGAGAFAYEGKMVDMPMLRAAQKVIARAGAGTG; encoded by the coding sequence ATGACCCCACTGCCTGCCGTTCCCGCCGCCCGCCGCCCGCGCCGCTGCGTGCTGTTTATGCCGGGCGACGACGCGCACAAGATCGCCAAGGGCGCCGCGCTCGGCCCCGATTCCGTTATCATGGACATCGAGGACGGCACTGCGCTCAACCGCAAGCAAGCCGCGCGCGACACGATCCGCTCCGCGCTCGGCAGCGTGGCGTTCGGGCGCACCGAGAAACTGGTGCGCGTCAACGCGTTCGACACCGGCTGGACGCGCGAGGACATCCTGAGCACCGTCGCGGGCAAGCCCGACGGCTACGTTGTGCCGAAGGTCGAGTCGGCCGAGACGGTGCAGGCTGTCAGCGAGTGGATCGGGCAACTGGAGGCGCTGCACGGCTTCCCAGCCGGCGGCATCCGCCTGATCGCGATGATCGAGACGGCGCGCGGGGTGCTGAACGTCGCGCCGATTGCGGAGGCCGACCCGCGCGTGGACGCAATTCTGCTCGGCTCGGAGGATCTGGCGGGCGACCTGGGCGCGACGCGCACGCGTGAAGGCTGGGAGGTGTTCTACGCGCGCAGCGCGGTTGTGACGGCGGCGGCGGCTAACGGCCTGCAGGCGCTCGACGGCGTGTACGTCGACCTGCAGGATACCGACGGCCTGCGCGCCGAGTGCGGCCGGGTGCTGGGCATGGGCTACGGCGGCAAGTCGGCGATCCACCCGCGGCAGGTGCCCGTCATCATGGATGCGTTCACGCCGACCGCCGAGGACGTGGCGCGTGCGCAGGCGCTGATCGCGGCGTTCGAGGCGAACCAGCGCGCCGGCGCCGGCGCATTCGCGTACGAGGGGAAGATGGTGGACATGCCGATGCTGCGCGCCGCGCAAAAGGTGATCGCGCGGGCGGGCGCGGGCACCGGCTAG
- a CDS encoding MaoC family dehydratase has protein sequence MPGKYFDELTVGDAFQHAMGRTVSEMDNVLFSSLTMNTQPLHLNEDFAARTPFGRRIMNGIFTLGLAVGMTVPDLTEGTIVANLSYEKVVYPHPVFHGDTLYVSSEVVEKRESRSRPDCGVVRLRHFGRNQHGAIVLEVERMVLFYKKPRSTATDLP, from the coding sequence ATGCCCGGCAAATACTTTGACGAACTGACGGTCGGCGACGCGTTCCAACACGCGATGGGGCGCACCGTCTCCGAGATGGACAACGTGCTGTTCTCGTCGCTGACGATGAACACGCAGCCGTTGCACCTCAATGAGGACTTCGCCGCGCGCACGCCGTTTGGCCGCCGCATCATGAACGGCATCTTCACGCTCGGCCTGGCGGTCGGCATGACGGTGCCCGACCTGACCGAGGGCACGATCGTCGCGAACCTGTCGTACGAGAAGGTCGTTTACCCGCACCCGGTCTTCCACGGCGACACGCTCTACGTCTCCAGCGAGGTCGTCGAGAAGCGCGAGTCGCGCTCGCGGCCCGACTGCGGCGTGGTGCGCCTGCGCCACTTCGGCCGCAACCAGCACGGCGCGATTGTGCTCGAAGTCGAGCGCATGGTGCTGTTCTACAAGAAGCCCCGATCAACCGCAACGGACCTGCCATGA
- a CDS encoding DUF262 domain-containing protein — translation MGLTTKTLCELLDYKDSERLQLPEIQRDFVWPKQSVKLLFDSLYRGLPIGQMLVWKPKTEVKGKAFHGQKRRRTPSKLDGFYGYLLDGQQRLTAVSQVRDACDEYPLMFNLWTDGEREDSRFYWDKFLDDSDPWYVSVADVLSKDFDVTAHLHRLEEDDYYEDRHAETVRKMLAQLQNVLNYVISVIEYESDDYRDATELFIRFNSTGRKLNKSDLVLAELANRVEGLTSKEMSDVLSKYRPHFQFSRSFLMQCLAAVHTNRMNFSKPEKLFGDSSPSDIRASWHRTVRGLEDVIDFVTGTVRWDSGAWVPSFNALIPLVYIKAQKRGWTKAEREVARKWLLLAGVRTYFSGSVYSELDQILRKLEANASVDQLWDITRRYLRKLSVDDFDTKGLTGNNLPT, via the coding sequence ATGGGACTGACAACCAAAACACTTTGTGAACTTCTTGACTACAAAGATTCCGAACGTCTTCAGTTGCCAGAAATTCAACGAGATTTTGTGTGGCCTAAGCAGAGCGTCAAACTCCTCTTTGATTCGCTCTATCGCGGCCTGCCGATTGGCCAAATGCTAGTTTGGAAACCCAAAACCGAGGTGAAAGGTAAGGCGTTCCACGGACAGAAACGTCGGCGGACCCCCAGCAAGCTCGACGGATTCTATGGCTATTTGCTCGATGGACAACAGCGGCTTACGGCGGTTTCACAGGTGCGAGACGCTTGCGACGAGTATCCTTTAATGTTCAATTTGTGGACTGATGGTGAACGTGAAGATAGCCGGTTTTATTGGGACAAGTTTCTAGACGACTCAGATCCTTGGTATGTATCCGTCGCAGATGTGTTGTCGAAGGATTTCGACGTCACGGCGCACCTGCACCGTCTGGAAGAAGACGACTATTATGAGGATCGGCATGCTGAGACCGTGCGCAAGATGCTCGCACAACTTCAAAACGTTCTCAACTATGTGATAAGCGTCATCGAATATGAATCGGACGACTATAGAGATGCAACCGAGTTGTTCATACGGTTCAATTCGACTGGCCGCAAACTGAACAAGAGCGATCTTGTCCTTGCTGAGTTAGCCAATCGCGTTGAGGGGCTGACCTCCAAAGAGATGTCTGATGTTCTTAGCAAGTATCGACCGCATTTTCAATTCAGCCGCTCATTTCTTATGCAATGTCTCGCGGCTGTGCATACAAATCGAATGAATTTCAGCAAGCCTGAAAAGCTCTTTGGCGACTCAAGCCCAAGCGATATCAGAGCCTCGTGGCACAGGACTGTTCGTGGCTTGGAGGATGTCATCGATTTTGTGACTGGGACCGTAAGATGGGATTCAGGGGCATGGGTTCCATCATTTAACGCTTTGATCCCACTCGTGTATATCAAAGCGCAAAAACGCGGGTGGACAAAGGCCGAGCGTGAAGTTGCTCGTAAGTGGCTTCTTCTTGCTGGCGTTCGCACATACTTTAGCGGCTCAGTGTATTCTGAGCTTGATCAGATCCTACGAAAACTTGAAGCCAATGCATCTGTTGATCAGTTGTGGGACATAACGCGCCGTTATCTTCGCAAACTCAGTGTCGATGATTTTGATACTAAGGGTTTGACCGGAAACAATCTGCCCACTTGA
- the typA gene encoding translational GTPase TypA translates to MLQHRSDIRNIAIVAHVDHGKTTLVDAMLKQAHVFREGQAVAERIMDSNALERERGITIFAKNASVHYRDVKINLVDTPGHADFGGEVERVLNMVDGVLLLVDAIDGPMPQTKYVLRKALGMGLRAIVVINKIDRPHARPTHVLNATFDLFVDLGATEQQADFVTLYTDAVRGTATSDPAAPGTDLQPLFDAILQTIPAPLTDPDAPTQMLVSNIGYDTYKGRIAIGRLFAGALKAGQRAKRIDIHGEQHDEQVAELGAFEGLIRVKADVASAGDIVSVMGLQDVNIGETIADPEQPLALPPITVDEPTVRMAFAVNTSPFAGREGQYGTSRKIRERLYAELERNISLRVADGETADTFYVSGRGELHLAILIETMRREGYEFHVSKPEAIVREIDKQMMEPWENVTVSVPSANAGAVVSLLGQRRGELQNVSTLSDNEMQYEYLVPTRGLLGFRGRLLTETRGTGIVHSVFFGYRPLAGVIEQRAMGSLVSGDEGATTGFALHNIEERGTLFIGPGTEVYEGMIIGQNARGSDLVVNPTKPKHLTNVRSSNSEIQERLTPPLIMSLDDALEYITSEELVEVTPKNIRLRKRQLDAEDRKQSKIRQERQQENA, encoded by the coding sequence ATGTTGCAGCACCGTTCCGACATCCGAAATATCGCCATCGTGGCGCACGTCGACCACGGCAAGACCACGCTCGTGGACGCCATGCTCAAGCAGGCGCACGTCTTCCGCGAGGGGCAGGCCGTCGCCGAGCGCATCATGGACTCCAACGCGCTGGAGCGCGAGCGCGGCATCACGATCTTCGCCAAGAACGCGTCGGTGCACTATCGCGACGTCAAGATCAACCTGGTCGACACGCCGGGCCACGCTGACTTCGGTGGCGAGGTGGAGCGCGTGCTCAATATGGTTGACGGCGTGCTGCTGCTGGTCGACGCGATTGACGGCCCCATGCCGCAGACCAAGTACGTGCTGCGCAAGGCGCTCGGCATGGGCCTGCGCGCCATCGTGGTCATCAACAAGATCGACCGCCCGCATGCGCGCCCAACGCACGTGCTCAACGCCACGTTCGACCTGTTCGTCGACCTCGGCGCGACCGAGCAGCAGGCCGACTTTGTGACGCTCTACACCGACGCCGTGCGCGGCACCGCGACGTCCGACCCGGCCGCGCCCGGCACGGACCTGCAGCCGCTGTTCGATGCGATCCTGCAAACGATCCCCGCGCCGCTGACCGACCCGGACGCGCCAACGCAAATGCTCGTCAGCAACATCGGCTACGATACATACAAGGGCCGCATCGCGATCGGCCGTTTGTTCGCGGGCGCGCTCAAGGCGGGCCAGCGCGCGAAGCGCATCGACATCCACGGCGAGCAGCACGACGAGCAGGTCGCCGAACTCGGAGCGTTCGAGGGGCTGATCCGCGTCAAGGCCGACGTGGCGAGCGCGGGCGACATCGTCAGCGTGATGGGCTTGCAGGATGTGAACATCGGCGAGACGATCGCCGACCCGGAGCAGCCGCTCGCCCTGCCGCCGATCACGGTGGACGAGCCAACGGTGCGCATGGCGTTCGCGGTCAATACGTCGCCGTTCGCCGGGCGCGAGGGGCAGTACGGCACCTCGCGCAAGATTCGCGAGCGCCTGTACGCCGAACTGGAGCGCAACATCTCCCTGCGCGTCGCCGACGGCGAGACGGCCGACACGTTCTACGTCTCCGGGCGCGGCGAGCTGCACCTCGCCATCCTGATCGAGACGATGCGCCGCGAGGGCTACGAGTTCCACGTCAGCAAGCCGGAAGCGATCGTGCGCGAGATCGACAAGCAGATGATGGAGCCGTGGGAGAACGTGACCGTCAGCGTGCCGAGCGCCAATGCCGGCGCGGTCGTCTCGCTGCTGGGCCAGCGGCGCGGCGAGCTGCAGAACGTGAGCACGCTGTCCGACAACGAGATGCAATACGAGTACCTGGTGCCGACGCGCGGCCTGCTCGGCTTCCGCGGCCGCCTGCTGACGGAAACGCGCGGCACCGGCATCGTGCACTCAGTCTTCTTTGGCTACCGGCCACTGGCCGGCGTCATCGAGCAGCGCGCCATGGGCTCGCTCGTCTCCGGTGATGAGGGTGCCACCACGGGTTTCGCCCTGCACAACATCGAAGAGCGTGGCACGCTGTTCATCGGCCCCGGCACGGAAGTGTACGAGGGCATGATCATCGGGCAGAACGCGCGCGGTTCCGACCTGGTCGTCAACCCGACCAAGCCCAAGCACCTGACCAACGTGCGCTCGTCCAACTCGGAAATCCAGGAACGCCTGACGCCGCCGCTCATCATGAGCCTGGACGATGCGCTGGAGTATATCACGAGCGAGGAACTGGTCGAGGTCACGCCAAAGAACATCCGCCTGCGCAAGCGGCAATTGGATGCCGAGGACCGCAAGCAGAGCAAGATCCGCCAGGAGCGCCAGCAGGAAAACGCCTGA
- a CDS encoding VOC family protein, whose translation MPSKAVSANIVFVYYKDLARAADFYARVMGLDLTVDQGFAKIFRVTDQSYIGLVDSEHGTLKASDTKPVIIAFVTEDPDGWYDHLVANGVTIFMPKYDSDRSQVRGFMAQDPEGYVLEFEWFKETERNRRILEILRARG comes from the coding sequence ATGCCGAGTAAGGCCGTTTCCGCCAACATCGTTTTCGTCTACTACAAGGACCTGGCGCGTGCGGCTGATTTCTACGCACGCGTGATGGGACTCGATCTGACCGTCGATCAGGGCTTTGCCAAGATCTTCCGCGTGACCGACCAGTCGTACATCGGCCTGGTGGACAGCGAGCACGGCACGCTGAAGGCGTCGGACACCAAGCCGGTCATCATCGCGTTCGTGACCGAGGACCCGGACGGCTGGTACGATCACCTCGTGGCGAACGGCGTGACGATCTTCATGCCGAAGTACGACAGCGACCGCTCGCAGGTGCGCGGCTTTATGGCGCAGGACCCGGAAGGGTACGTGCTGGAGTTCGAGTGGTTCAAGGAAACGGAGCGGAACCGCCGGATACTGGAAATCCTGCGCGCGCGAGGGTAA
- the arfB gene encoding aminoacyl-tRNA hydrolase, translated as MTELLEITPALSLPATELRFRFARSGGPGGQNVNKTATQVELLFDVAHSPSLSDTQRDLLLRKLANRIDGDGVLHLVSHATRSQLENRADATARFVALVAAALKPARKRRPTAPTGASRERRIQAKKERGQIKARRRAAADD; from the coding sequence ATGACTGAACTGCTGGAGATCACACCCGCGCTGTCCCTGCCGGCAACCGAGTTGCGCTTTCGTTTTGCGCGCAGCGGCGGTCCCGGCGGGCAGAACGTCAACAAGACGGCGACGCAGGTCGAGTTGCTGTTCGACGTGGCGCATTCGCCGTCGCTGTCCGACACGCAGCGCGACCTATTGCTCCGCAAGCTGGCGAACCGGATCGACGGCGACGGCGTGCTGCACCTCGTCTCGCACGCGACACGCAGCCAACTGGAAAACCGCGCGGACGCGACGGCGCGCTTCGTCGCGCTCGTGGCCGCCGCGCTGAAGCCGGCGAGGAAGCGCCGCCCAACCGCGCCGACCGGCGCCTCGCGCGAGCGGCGCATACAGGCGAAGAAGGAGCGCGGCCAGATCAAGGCCCGGCGGCGCGCGGCAGCAGACGATTAG
- a CDS encoding cation transporter: MSDMPEHSHLHDEGHAHPHDGGHAHPHDEGHPHPHEHSHDHGHSHGHGVLATLREAIPFLHGHSHGEVNIDNALETSARGIWALKVSLVGLGITAVFQVVIVMISGSVALLADTIHNFSDALTAVPLGIAFVLGRRAASRRYTYGYGRAEDIAGVIIVGMIFASAVIAGYETYLKFVSPEPLRNVEWVIVAAIVGFIGNEAVAIFRIRVGREIGSAALIADGQHARIDGLTSLAVLFGAVGSLMGFPLADPLIGLLISATILLIVKDTAVIMWRRLMDAVDPAVVSAIEQTAAGVPGVQDVHAVRVRWVGHKLHTELHVAIDEDLTTREAHRIVEEVRHALFHSQARLTGINVHADPCGHGGEDTHAINAHHEQRALSPM; the protein is encoded by the coding sequence ATGTCCGACATGCCGGAGCATAGCCACTTACACGACGAAGGCCATGCTCATCCACACGATGGCGGCCACGCCCATCCACACGACGAAGGCCATCCTCACCCGCATGAGCATAGCCATGATCACGGCCACTCGCACGGACACGGCGTGCTGGCGACTCTGCGCGAGGCGATCCCGTTTCTGCACGGCCATAGCCACGGCGAAGTGAATATCGACAATGCGCTCGAAACGAGCGCGCGCGGCATATGGGCGCTCAAAGTCTCGCTGGTTGGCCTGGGCATCACCGCGGTATTCCAAGTGGTGATCGTCATGATTAGCGGAAGCGTCGCCCTGCTGGCGGACACGATTCACAACTTCTCCGACGCACTGACCGCCGTGCCGCTCGGCATTGCGTTTGTGCTGGGGCGCCGCGCGGCAAGCCGGCGCTATACCTACGGCTACGGACGCGCCGAGGACATCGCGGGAGTCATCATCGTTGGCATGATCTTTGCCAGCGCGGTGATCGCGGGCTACGAAACCTACCTCAAATTTGTCAGCCCGGAGCCGCTGCGTAACGTCGAATGGGTCATCGTGGCCGCGATTGTCGGGTTTATCGGCAACGAAGCGGTGGCCATCTTCCGCATCCGCGTTGGGCGCGAGATCGGATCGGCCGCACTGATTGCCGACGGTCAGCATGCACGCATTGATGGTCTGACTTCGCTGGCCGTCCTGTTCGGAGCGGTCGGCAGTCTGATGGGCTTCCCGCTGGCTGATCCGCTTATCGGCTTGTTGATTTCGGCCACGATTCTACTGATCGTCAAGGACACGGCGGTCATCATGTGGCGCCGGCTCATGGATGCGGTGGATCCGGCCGTTGTGAGCGCGATTGAACAGACCGCCGCCGGGGTGCCCGGCGTCCAGGATGTGCATGCCGTACGCGTGCGGTGGGTCGGGCACAAGCTGCACACTGAGTTGCATGTCGCTATCGATGAAGACCTGACCACGCGAGAGGCTCATCGGATCGTCGAGGAAGTGCGCCACGCGTTGTTCCACAGCCAGGCGCGCTTGACCGGCATCAATGTGCATGCCGATCCATGCGGGCACGGCGGAGAAGACACTCACGCCATTAACGCGCACCACGAGCAGCGCGCACTTTCCCCTATGTAG
- a CDS encoding ClbS/DfsB family four-helix bundle protein, which produces MDTAQLLSLLRDTRKHLQALIDAAGQDGMDAPGVSDDYSLKDIVAHLLAYERALVTWLDVAGAGRVYVDPVVDRPDLDARNAVVYAANHGRPAAEVAQEYAQTAADLEARVAALSYADLNDAEASAWFVVPRWGRPQALWQCIVNDSVEHRQQHLPDIERWLAARGKASR; this is translated from the coding sequence ATGGACACAGCACAACTACTGTCGCTGCTGCGCGATACACGCAAGCACCTCCAAGCGTTGATCGATGCCGCCGGCCAGGATGGCATGGACGCACCCGGCGTATCCGATGACTACTCGCTCAAGGACATCGTCGCGCATCTGCTGGCGTATGAGCGCGCGCTGGTGACTTGGCTCGATGTGGCAGGCGCGGGGCGTGTCTATGTCGATCCGGTGGTCGATCGGCCGGACCTCGACGCGCGTAACGCGGTCGTGTACGCAGCCAATCACGGACGCCCGGCCGCCGAGGTCGCGCAGGAGTATGCGCAGACCGCCGCCGACCTGGAAGCGCGTGTCGCCGCGCTGAGTTACGCCGATCTCAACGACGCCGAGGCGAGCGCCTGGTTTGTCGTGCCGCGCTGGGGGCGTCCGCAGGCGCTCTGGCAGTGCATCGTCAACGACTCCGTCGAGCATCGCCAGCAGCACCTGCCTGACATCGAGCGCTGGCTGGCTGCGCGCGGGAAGGCCAGTCGATAA
- a CDS encoding NUDIX hydrolase has product MRDTRCQGVVMRDGRLLLVRHTNHRTGVEYWWLPGGGLEAGESREACVARELHEETRLTVSVERLLFEIEDASRAYQYRAYATYLCTTQSGEAVAGHEAENSATHTIDALGWYPLYDEEAWEPGFYEPHIYPLLKAVQDALR; this is encoded by the coding sequence GTGAGAGATACGCGATGCCAGGGCGTGGTGATGCGCGACGGGCGTCTGCTGCTCGTCCGCCACACCAATCACCGGACAGGTGTCGAATACTGGTGGCTGCCGGGCGGTGGGCTCGAAGCCGGCGAAAGCCGCGAAGCCTGCGTCGCGCGTGAGTTGCACGAGGAGACACGCCTGACCGTATCGGTTGAGCGGTTGTTGTTTGAAATTGAGGATGCGAGTCGTGCGTACCAATACCGAGCGTACGCAACCTACCTGTGCACGACGCAGTCCGGCGAGGCAGTCGCGGGGCACGAGGCTGAAAACAGCGCGACCCACACGATCGATGCGCTGGGGTGGTATCCCCTCTACGATGAAGAAGCGTGGGAGCCGGGATTCTACGAGCCGCACATCTACCCGCTGTTGAAGGCCGTTCAGGACGCTTTGCGCTGA
- a CDS encoding aminotransferase class V-fold PLP-dependent enzyme, which yields MLDINKLRADTPNVESVIHFNSAGASLMPRVVVETVAAHLRRESEIGGYESADEAHERLDGVYRSIGRLLNADPAEIAVVENATRAWDMAFYTLPLRAGDVILTAANEYAGNYIPYLQMKRRLGVEVRVIPNDEQGQVSVAALRAMLADKRVRLVSLPMIGTNGGPVQPVEAIGAAARAAGVWFLLDACQGAGQVPLDVRRIGCHMLSATSRKYLRGPRGMGFLYVERELADRLEPVLLDLHAATLETPDTFTIAPGARRFENWEYNVAAKLGMGAAVDYALSLGMDAIWARIQQVSGALRARLAQIDGVTVTDAGPVKSGIVTFSVRGKTPNEVRAALAAHTPRINVTTTTDRGTMLDMQARGLTAIVRASVHAFNTDAEIETMTRAVERLI from the coding sequence ATGCTCGATATCAACAAACTACGCGCCGACACGCCCAACGTGGAAAGTGTCATTCATTTCAATAGCGCGGGCGCGTCGCTGATGCCGCGCGTGGTCGTGGAGACGGTCGCGGCGCACCTGCGGCGCGAGTCGGAGATCGGCGGCTACGAGTCGGCCGATGAGGCGCATGAGCGGCTGGACGGCGTCTACCGCTCGATTGGCCGCCTGCTGAACGCCGATCCCGCCGAGATCGCCGTCGTCGAGAACGCGACGCGCGCGTGGGACATGGCGTTCTACACGCTGCCGCTGAGGGCGGGCGACGTGATCCTGACGGCGGCCAACGAGTACGCCGGCAACTACATCCCGTACCTCCAGATGAAGCGGCGGCTCGGCGTCGAGGTGCGCGTCATCCCGAACGACGAGCAGGGGCAGGTCTCGGTCGCCGCGCTGCGCGCGATGCTGGCGGACAAGCGCGTGCGGCTGGTCTCGCTGCCGATGATCGGCACGAACGGCGGGCCGGTGCAGCCGGTCGAGGCGATTGGCGCGGCGGCGCGCGCGGCCGGCGTCTGGTTCCTGCTCGACGCCTGCCAGGGCGCGGGGCAGGTGCCGCTCGACGTGCGGCGCATCGGTTGCCACATGCTCTCGGCCACCAGCCGCAAGTACCTGCGCGGGCCGCGCGGCATGGGCTTCCTGTACGTCGAGCGCGAGCTGGCCGACCGGCTGGAGCCGGTGCTGCTCGACCTGCACGCCGCGACGCTGGAGACGCCGGACACGTTTACGATCGCGCCGGGCGCGCGCCGCTTCGAGAACTGGGAGTACAACGTCGCCGCGAAGCTCGGCATGGGCGCGGCGGTGGATTACGCGCTGTCGCTCGGCATGGACGCCATCTGGGCGCGCATCCAGCAGGTGTCAGGTGCGCTTCGCGCGCGGCTGGCGCAAATCGACGGCGTGACGGTTACCGACGCGGGGCCGGTCAAGTCCGGCATCGTGACGTTCAGCGTGCGCGGGAAGACGCCGAACGAGGTGCGCGCCGCGCTGGCGGCGCACACGCCGCGCATCAACGTCACGACGACGACCGACCGCGGCACGATGCTCGACATGCAGGCGCGCGGCCTGACGGCGATTGTGCGCGCCTCGGTACACGCGTTCAACACCGACGCGGAGATCGAGACGATGACGCGGGCGGTCGAGCGACTCATATAG